CCCGGCCCGAGGGCGGCCGCGACGGCCATCGCCAGCAGGATCGACGGGAACGCCATGGTGATGTCGGCCGTGCGCATGAGGACGGCGTCGACCCAGCCGCCGAAGAAGCCCGCGACCGCGCCCACCAGGCTGCCCACCAGCACCGACAGCACGATGGCCAGCACCGCGATCGGCAGCGAGAGGCGCGCCCCGTGCAGCACCCGCGAGAACACGTCGCGGCCCAGGGAGTCGGTGCCGAAGAGGTGCTCGCCCGACGGCGGGAGCAGCCGGCCGCCGGAGGAGGAGAACGGGTCGTGCGGGGCCAGCACGCCGGCGAGGGCGATGACCAGCAGCCACACCAGGACGACGACGGCGCCGACGACGATCTGCGGCCGGGCGAAGCGCCGCAGCCGGGCCCGGAACGGGAGCTTCTCGTCGTCGAGCGGGGCCTGGGGGAGGGCGGTGCCGCCGAACGGGCCGGCCTCCGCGAGCGGGCCTGCGGTGATGGTCATGAGAGCCGCACCCTGGGGTCGATGGTCGCGTAGGCGATGTCGGTGAGCAGGTTGCCGAGCAGGAAGAGCACGCCACCGACCAGACAGACGCCGGTGATGGCCGGGAAGTCCAGCCCCCGGGAGGACTCGACGGCGTAGGTGCCGATGCCGTTCCAGGAGAAGATCGTCTCGATCAGCACCGCGCCCATGATCAGGAGCCCGACCGAGACGCCGATCAGGGTGACCACCGGGGTGATCGCGTTCTTCAGCACGTGCCGGTTGAGCACCTGGCCGCGGGCCATGCCCTTGGCCCGGGCGGTCCGGACGTAGTCCGCGCCCTGCTCCTCCAGCATCTGGGAGCGCACCAGCCGGATCACCGTGCCCA
This sequence is a window from Geodermatophilaceae bacterium NBWT11. Protein-coding genes within it:
- a CDS encoding ABC transporter permease produces the protein MTITAGPLAEAGPFGGTALPQAPLDDEKLPFRARLRRFARPQIVVGAVVVLVWLLVIALAGVLAPHDPFSSSGGRLLPPSGEHLFGTDSLGRDVFSRVLHGARLSLPIAVLAIVLSVLVGSLVGAVAGFFGGWVDAVLMRTADITMAFPSILLAMAVAAALGPGLANAFLAIVAVWWPIYARLVRGQILSIKEREHVLAARAIGMGRWAVLRKHVLPHSLTPVSVNATMDLGSIIILVASLSFLGLGALPPSPEWGAMITDGAANFYQWWIAAGPGIAMVSVVLAVNFLGDGLRDVFDVKNRGR